Proteins found in one Takifugu flavidus isolate HTHZ2018 chromosome 7, ASM371156v2, whole genome shotgun sequence genomic segment:
- the brinp3a.1 gene encoding BMP/retinoic acid-inducible neural-specific protein 3, protein MSGLCISIRLTGLMFLWKCLTLSLLQSWVSVGTWAVDPAGPGFSSSAGPLGWLLSDKGPFHHSQEFVDFSERYQQGFTTKYKIYREFGRWKVNSLALERQENNGFSLPLDPEFLQTIRQLGRRPSLGAITDNIIRKYGTHFLLSATLGGEESLMIFVDKRKLGRPSEASESNGTAVTLEALHQLAASYFIDRESTLHKLHHIQIASTAIKVTETRTGPLGCSNYDNLDSVSSVLVQSPENKIHLQGLQAVLPEYLKARFVQAALSYVGCNEEGQFVCRDNDCWCQCAADYPRCNCPEVDLKAMESSLLKIRDSWTSANQDFEESDEFQNFVRRLPTFYALNMSAIQYFWKMEPSILQRYKQLEISTQQLGSKAHRIINKIFTLSKRCRSQPKIIMLRERPFSYWLNYILSIIYCSENNHIGSYIEETRSCSCPYEHPPCQGVIPCTVGEGTSCASCSYENRSRCATCNQGYMLSQGLCRHEVPDSTDHYIGFETDLQDVELRFLLQKRDNRIGIHGIFVSNDVRLNNWFDPSWRKRMLLTLKSNKYKSNHVHMLLGMSLQICLTKNSTLDPLLSVYINPFGGSHSESWIMPTDQSSYPEWERTKLDVPHDCYNWTLTLGNKWKTFFETVHFYLRSRIKGPSSNGNGTVYYEPLEYLEPGRNLGYMKINSIQVYGYSMHFDPDAIQDLILQLDYPYTQGSQDSALLQLLEIRDRVNRLSPPGAQPLDLFSCLLRHRLKLSTTDVARIQTALQAFSAKQPRSMEYETTKLCS, encoded by the exons ATGAGTGGCCTGTGCATCTCCATTAGACTGACGGGCCTCATGTTTCTATGGAAGTGCTTAACACTAAGCCTGCTCCAGAGCTGGGTGTCAGTGGGGACGTGGGCGGTGGACCCTGCCGGGCCAGGCTTCAGCAGCTCCGCTGGGCCCCTGGGCTGGCTCCTGTCAGACAAGGGTCCTTTCCACCATTCGCAGGAGTTTGTGGATTTCTCAGAGCGCTATCAGCAAGGATTCACCACCAAATATAAGATATACAG GGAGTTTGGCCGCTGGAAGGTGAACAGCTTGGCCCTGGAGAGACAGGAGAACAATGGCTTTTCCTTGCCGCTGGACCCAGAGTTCCTACAAACCATTAGGCAACTGGGCAGGAGGCCCAGTCTCGGCGCCATCACTGACAACATTATCAGGAAATACGGGACCCAtttcctgctctctgccacACTGGGAG GGGAAGAGTCCTTAATGATCTTCGTGGACAAGAGGAAGCTGGGTCGTCCGTCCGAGGCGAGCGAATCCAACGGCACCGCCGTGACTCTGGAGGCTCTGCACCAGCTGGCTGCTTCCTACTTTATTGACAGGGAGAGCACGCTGCACAAGCTGCACCACATCCAGATCGCCTCCACCGCCATCAAG GTGACCGAAACAAGAACAGGCCCTCTCGGATGCAGTAACTATGACAACCTTGATTCTGTCAGCTCCGTTTTGGTTCAGAGCCCCGAGAACAAGATTCATTTGCAAG GTCTCCAGGCCGTTCTGCCGGAATATCTGAAGGCTCGTTTTGTGCAGGCTGCTCTCAGCTACGTCGGCTGTAATGAGGAAGGCCAGTTCGTGTGCCGCGACAACGACTGCTGGTGCCAGTGCGCTGCAGACTACCCACGATGCAACTGTCCGGAGGTGGATCTGAAGGCCATGGAATCCAGCTTGCTGAAGATCAGAGACTCTTGGACCTCGGCCAATCAAGACTTTGAGGAGTCAG ATGAGTTCCAGAACTTCGTCCGAAGGCTCCCCACCTTCTACGCGCTGAACATGTCCGCCATACAGTACTTCTGGAAGATGGAGCCCAGCATCCTGCAGCGCTACAAACAGCTGGAGATCAGCACCCAGCAGCTGGGGAGCAAGGCGCATCGGATCATCAACAAGATCTTCACCCTCAGCAAGAGGTGCCGAAGCCAGCCCAAGATTATTATGctgagggagag GCCTTTCAGCTACTGGCTGAACTACATCCTCTCAATCATCTACTGCAGCGAGAACAATCACATTGGCTCCTACATCGAGGagaccaggagctgctcctgccCCTACGAGCACCCCCCCTGCCAAGGTGTGATCCCCTGCACGGTGGGGGAGGGCACCTCCTGTGCGTCCTGCTCCTACGAGAACCGCTCGCGCTGCGCCACCTGCAACCAGGGCTACATGCTGAGCCAGGGCCTTTGTCGCCACGAGGTGCCAGACTCCACCGACCACTACATTGGCTTCGAGACGGACCTTCAGGACGTGGAGCTGCGCTTCCTCCTGCAGAAGCGCGACAACCGCATCGGCATCCACGGGATCTTTGTCAGCAACGACGTGAGGCTGAACAACTGGTTCGACCCGtcgtggaggaagaggatgctgCTGACGCTGAAGAGCAACAAATACAAGTCGAATCACGTCCACATGCTGTTGGGGATGTCTCTACAGATCTGCCTTACCAAGAACAGCACCCTGGACCCCCTGCTCTCCGTCTACATCAATCCGTTTGGGGGGAGTCATTCAGAGAGTTGGATCATGCCAACGGACCAGAGTAGCTACCCAGAATGGGAGAGGACGAAACTAGACGTTCCCCACGACTGTTACAACTGGACCTTGACTTTGGGAAACAAGTGGAAAACCTTTTTCGAGACGGTTCACTTTTACCTACGCAGCCGAATCAAAGGGCCCTCAAGTAATGGGAACGGAACCGTATATTATGAACCATTGGAGTACCTGGAACCGGGACGGAACCTGGGTTACATGAAGATCAACAGCATCCAGGTTTACGGCTACAGTATGCACTTTGACCCGGATGCAATCCAGGACCTGATTCTGCAGCTGGACTACCCGTACACTCAGGGATCGCAGgactctgctctgctgcagctgctggagatcCGGGACCGGGTGAACAGGCTTTCGCCACCTGGAGCTCAGCCGCTGGACCTCTTCTCCTGCCTGCTGCGCCACCGACTCAAACTGTCCACCACGGACGTTGCCAGGATCCAAACGGCGCTGCAGGCGTTCAGCGCCAAGCAGCCCAGATCGATGGAGTACGAAACAACCAAATTATGTAGCTAA